In one window of Syngnathus scovelli strain Florida chromosome 20, RoL_Ssco_1.2, whole genome shotgun sequence DNA:
- the smpdl3a gene encoding cyclic GMP-AMP phosphodiesterase SMPDL3A, giving the protein MPRFPFNDMKTPLACFVLLLCTAGGFEAAPPGRVAEPVHAGRFWHITDLHLDPTYNLAPDPTKVCFSSKGVPATGAGPFGDFVCDSPYSLIQSAFMHIKSLVQPNDFFIWTGDSPPHVPVSELSTSVVIQVLSNLTQTIRQHFPNVTVFPAIGNHDYWPQDQLPTSTNDIYKAAARLWKPWLEDQALETLSQGGFYTQLVRTGIRVISVNSILYYGPNQATVNMSDPAGQFEWLEDTLQKADANKEKVFIISHVPLGFLPFTRNLTAIRDEPNERLLNICRRYSHVIAGHFYGHTHKDSVMVLLDHKGEAVNSVFVSPAVTPIKGSWESYSNNPAVRLYFYDKQDFGILDIWQYFLNLTEANLKQRADWKLEYVMTKAFSLPDLRPVSLRRLALQLWLLPNSEFDTYFAHFTVGLDGLPPCRGECKLLQLCAMLFMDQSSYSACLGKKHRRHSLASDIL; this is encoded by the exons ATGCCGAGGTTCCCTTTTAACGACATGAAGACGCCACTGGCCTGTTTTGTTCTCCTATTATGCACCGCTGGAGGCTTTGAGGCGGCCCCCCCGGGAAGAGTAGCCGAACCGGTGCACGCAG GAAGGTTCTGGCACATCACTGACCTACATTTGGACCCCACCTACAACCTGGCGCCGGACCCCACCAAGGTGTGTTTCTCTTCCAAAGGGGTACCCGCCACCGGTGCCGGTCCATTTGGGGACTTTGTGTGCGACTCGCCTTACAGTCTCATCCAGTCGGCGTTCATGCACATAAAGAGCCTCGTGCAACCCAACGACTTCTTCATTTGGACCGG AGACAGTCCACCTCACGTTCCTGTAAGTGAACTATCCACATCAGTGGTGATCCAGGTCTTGAGCAACTTGACGCAAACCATCCGACAACACTTCCCGAACGTCACTGTCTTTCCCGCCATTGGAAACCATGACTACTGGCCGCAG GATCAGTTGCCGACGTCCACCAACGACATCTACAAGGCTGCTGCACGCTTGTGGAAGCCCTGGTTGGAAGACCAAGCACTGGAAACTCTCTCACAAG GGGGTTTCTACACCCAGCTGGTCCGTACGGGCATTCGAGTAATAAGCGTGAACAGCATCCTCTATTACGGTCCCAACCAAGCCACGGTCAACATGAGCGATCCGGCGGGACAGTTCGAGTGGCTGGAGGACACACTGCAAAAGGCCGACGCCAATAAGGAGAAG GTGTTTATAATATCTCACGTTCCGCTGGGATTCCTGCCCTTCACCCGGAACTTAACGGCCATCAGGGATGAGCCCAACGAGAGGTTACTCAACATCTGTAGGCGCTACAGTCATGTGATTGCCGGACATTTTTACGGACACACGCACAAAGACAGTGTCATGGTGCTCCTCGACCACAAAG gtgAAGCTGTGAACTCTGTGTTTGTGTCTCCGGCGGTAACGCCCATCAAAGGCTCTTGGGAATCGTACTCAAACAACCCAGCGGTGCGACTGTATTTCTACGACAAACAAGATTTTGGCATTTTG GATATCTGGCAATACTTCCTCAACCTGACCGAGGCTAACCTCAAGCAACGAGCCGACTGGAAGTTGGAGTACGTCATGACCAAAGCGTTCAGCCTGCCGGACCTGCGACCGGTCAGTCTACGCCGGCTGGCTCTGCAATTGTGGCTGCTGCCCAACTCGGAGTTCGACACCTACTTTGCTCACTTCACGGTTGGTTTGGATGGCTTGCCGCCATGCCGGGGCGAGTGTAAGCTCCTTCAGTTGTGCGCCATGCTCTTCATGGACCAGAGCTCCTACTCGGCTTGTCTGGGAAAGAAACATCGTCGTCATTCTCTCGCTAGTGACATTCTTTGA
- the exoc8 gene encoding exocyst complex component 8 encodes MSEPGNRLRRLLESPNFDPQNYVKQLSQQSDGDRDLQEHRQKIQNLADETAQNLKKNVYKNYRQFIETAKEISYLESEMYQLSHILTEQKSIMESITQALLSTDKDETSKEMQAAFPKESEEVKQRSLTSLLEKVEGGKTIMDTPGRHLVYNGDLVEFDVDNMSPVQKVHAFLMNDCLLIATWLANRRGAVKYKYNALYDLESFAVVNVKDNPPMKDMFKILMFPDSRIFQAENSKIKKEWLEILDETKKNKANKERGKEEEKKPMSPVRTEVSTNPFDQDDDDEQTEVEESVDLGLEWIQELPEDLDVCIAQRDFEGAVDLLDKLSEYLKEQPLTPKVKELRAKVDERVRQLTEVLVFELSPDRSLRGGPQATRRAVSQLIRLGQSTKACELFLKNRAAAVQTAIRQLRIEGATLLYIHKLCNIFFTGLLETAKEFQMDFAGNTGCYSAFVVWSRSAMRMFVDAFSKQVFDSKESLSTASECVKVAKEHCLQLTDIGLDLTFTLESLLVKDVKAALLSYKDIIVEASKHRNSEEMWRRMNLMTPEALTKLKEEMRASGISTFDAYTGADCWVNLSYTLVAFTKQLLSFLEEALKLYFPELHTVLLESLREIVLVAVQHVDYSLRCEQDADKKAFVVLNAAFLHDCVLPEVERRFEEAVGKPAKQLRDLRKSTRSIRVNPESTISLV; translated from the exons ATGTCCGAACCGGGAAATCGACTTCGCAGGCTGCTGGAGTCGCCCAATTTCGACCCCCAAAATTACGTGAAGCAGCTGTCGCAGCAATCGGATGGCGATCGAGACCTTCAGGAACACCGGCAGAAGATCCAAAACCTGGCCGACGAGACGGCCCAGAACCTGAAGAAGAACGTGTACAAGAACTACCGACAATTCATTGAGACGGCCAAGGAGATCTCGTACCTGGAGAGCGAGATGTATCAGCTGAGCCACATCCTTACGGAGCAGAAGAGCATCATGGAGAGCATCACGCAG GCCCTGCTGTCCACCGACAAGGACGAGACCTCCAAGGAGATGCAGGCCGCCTTCCCTAAAGAAAGTGAGGAGGTGAAGCAGAGGAGCCTCACCTCACTTCTTGAGAAGGTGGAGGGTGGCAAGACCATCATGGACACCCCCGGGAGGCACCTGGTGTACAATGGGGACTTAGTGGAATTTGACGTGGACAACATGTCCCCCGTCCAGAAGGTGCACGCCTTCCTCATGAATGACTGCCTGCTGATCGCCACCTGGCTGGCCAACCGCCGCGGGGCcgtcaagtacaagtacaacgcCTTGTACGACCTGGAGAGCTTCGCCGTGGTCAACGTCAAGGACAACCCGCCcatgaaagacatgttcaagatcCTCATGTTCCCAGACAGCCGCATCTTCCAGGCGGAAAATAGCAAGATAAAAAAGGAGTGGCTGGAGATTCTGGACGAAACCAAGAAGAACAAAGCCAACAAGGAGCGCggcaaggaggaggagaagaagccgaTGTCCCCCGTTCGGACCGAAGTGTCCACCAATCCTTTTGACCAGGATGATGACGACGAGCAGACTGAG GTGGAGGAGAGTGTGGATCTCGGTCTGGAGTGGATCCAGGAGCTACCCGAGGACCTGGACGTGTGCATCGCTCAGAGGGACTTTGAGGGTGCTGTCGACCTGCTAGACAAGCTCAGCGAGTACCTGAAGGAACAGCCGCTCACGCCCAAAGTCAAGGAGCTGCGGGCCAAGGTGGACGAGCGAGTGAGGCAGCTGACCGAAGTCCTCGTCTTCGAGCTGTCCCCGGACCGCTCGCTGCGAGGCGGACCTCAGGCCACCAGGAGGGCCGTGTCGCAGCTCATCAGGCTAG GCCAGTCCACCAAGGCGTGCGAGCTGTTCCTGAAGAACCGCGCGGCGGCTGTTCAGACGGCCATCCGGCAGCTACGCATTGAGGGCGCCACGCTGCTCTACATCCACAAGCTCTGCAACATCTTCTTCACCGGCCTGCTGGAGACGGCTAAGGAGTTCCAGATGGACTTCGCCGGCAACACGGGTTGCTACTCGGCCTTCGTGGTGTGGTCCCGCTCGGCCATGAGGATGTTTGTGGACGCCTTCAGCAAACAG GTCTTCGACAGCAAGGAGAGCTTGTCGACGGCGTCAGAGTGCGTGAAGGTGGCCAAGGAGCACTGCCTCCAGCTGACAGATATTGGGCTGGACCTGACCTTCACACTGGAGTCCCTGCTGGTAAAGGACGTGAAGGCGGCCCTGCTCAGCTACAAGGACATCATCGTGGAGGCCAGCAAGCATCGCAACTCAGAGGAGATGTGGAGGCGGATGAACCTCATGACGCCTGAGGCTCTCACCAAGCTCAAG GAGGAGATGCGCGCCAGCGGCATATCGACGTTCGACGCCTACACGGGCGCCGACTGCTGGGTGAACCTGAGCTACACGCTGGTGGCCTTCACCAAGCAACTGCTGAGCTTCCTGGAGGAGGCCTTGAAGCTCTACTTCCCCGAGCTGCACACGGTGCTGCTGGAGAGCCTGCGTGAGATCGTGCTGGTGGCCGTGCAGCACGTGGACTACAGCCTACGCTGCGAGCAGGACGCCGACAAGAAGGCCTTCGTGGTGCTCAACGCCGCCTTCCTGCACGACTGCGTGCTGCCCGAGGTGGAGCGCCGCTTCGAGGAGGCCGTGGGGAAGCCCGCCAAGCAGCTACGGGACCTCCGCAAGAGCACCCGGTCCATCAGGGTCAACCCCGAGAGCACCATCTCCTTAGTCTGA
- the fam89a gene encoding protein FAM89A, producing MNGKSANGSAGGMACIDGLPPLPKSLSGLLNSSGGSWRDMERMYVKKTMIQDDLSRGRNNADSLLASKPANLDAALALLRKEMVGLRQQDMSLLCQLWSLHESIQEYKGSCQDLSAASGLGMMENGYFDEDDEYYAEPGATPTDEHPDGNGMAGVGTSDGGVSKDDSWESFRVTI from the exons ATGAACGGGAAGTCGGCCAACGGCTCGGCAGGGGGAATGGCGTGCATCGACGGGCTGCCGCCGCTGCCCAAGAGCCTTAGCGGCTTGCTCAACTCGAGCGGCGGCTCGTGGAGGGACATGGAGCGGATGTACGTGAAGAAGACCATGATCCAGGACGACCTGAGCCGAGGACGCAACAACGCTGACAGCCTGCTGGCCAGCAAGCCGGCGAACCTCGACGCCGCCCTGGCTCTGCTGCGGAAAGAGATG GTGGGCTTACGTCAACAGGACATGTCCCTGCTGTGTCAGCTATGGTCGCTGCACGAGTCCATCCAGGAGTACAAGGGCAGCTGCCAGGACTTGAGCGCCGCCTCCGGCCTCGGCATGATGGAGAACGGCTACTTCGACGAGGACGACGAGTACTACGCCGAGCCGGGCGCCACGCCCACCGACGAGCACCCGGACGGCAACGGCATGGCGGGGGTAGGCACCAGCGACGGCGGGGTCAGCAAAGACGACAGCTGGGAGTCCTTCCGGGTCACCATCTGA
- the sprtn gene encoding DNA-dependent metalloprotease SPRTN isoform X1 has protein sequence MNDDYVLALQLQEQFDNEANDVEMDTGPLVPWKPERPLSVVDASWEILDPTPDVRAMFLEFNDMFFWGKLSGVEVKWSPRMTLCAGVCSYEGRGGLCSIRLSEPLLKLRPRKDLVETLLHEMIHALLFVTQNNRDRDGHGPEFCKHMNRINKHSGANITVSPSARLLSLHTIVIFSLQVFHSFNDEVDAYRQHWWRCDGPCQSRKPYFGFVKRAMNRAPSAQDPWWGDHQRTCGGTYTKVKEPEGYGKKKEAKKDTKVPAVEKPAGSRDIRDVMAFSGKGFVLGGTSSSSMMKSAGPASSTVSKPVTPSPPLGRVFPTVIAPATQGHKVPAKKSVANVRAFVNINGSPVKIQRPGRDNGVGGTGERGNVSIGDGNPGLSKREEPGGLKQMSVDTFFNKSSNSFITKSPTPSTFNNSDTSMSSPKDLSGNTAANTPQWKKRPLDDPTGIFELFNKKMKVETIDLKGSPPKSSQATAAASSSSLVVMVTCPVCQASVRESRINEHLDSCLC, from the exons ATGAATGACGACTATGTGCTCGCCCTGCAGCTTCAGGAGCAGTTCGACAATGAAGCGAACGACGTGGAGATGGACACCGGGCCGCTCGTCCCCTGGAAGCCCGAGAGACCACTCTCCGTCGTGGACGCGTCGTGGGAGATCCTGGACCCCACACCTGACGTCCGCGCGATGTTCCTGGAGTTCAACGACATGTTCTTCTGGGGCAAATTGAGTGGGGTGGAGGTCAAGTGGAGCCCCAGGATGACACT GTGTGCAGGTGTGTGTTCTTATGAAGGTCGTGGTGGACTTTGTTCGATCAGACTCAGCGAGCCTCTGCTCAAGCTCAGACCCCGTAAAGACCTGGTGGAG ACCCTGCTGCACGAGATGATCCACGCGCTGCTGTTCGTGACGCAGAACAACCGAGACCGCGACGGCCACGGGCCCGAGTTCTGCAAACACATGAACCGCATTAATAAACACAGCGGCGCCAACATCACGGTAAGCCCCTCCGCCCGCCTCCTCTCTCTTCACACCATTGTTATTTTTTCCCTGCAGGTGTTCCACAGCTTCAACGACGAGGTGGACGCGTATCGCCAGCACTGGTGGCGCTGCGACGGGCCATGCCAGTCACGCAAGCCCTATTTCGGCTTTGTCAAAAGGGCTATGAATCGGGCCCCCTCAGCCCAGGACCCCTGGTGGGGGGACCACCAGAGGACGTGCGGGGGCACCTACACCAAAGTGAAGGAGCCCGAGGGTTATGGCAAAAAGAAGGAGGCCAAGAAAGACACAAAGGTGCCCGCCGTTGAAAAGCCAGCAG GAAGTCGGGACATTCGAGATGTAATGGCGTTCAGCGGTAAAGGCTTCGTCCTGGGCgggacctcctcctcctctatgATGAAGTCAGCTGGCCCCGCCTCCTCCACTGTCAGTAAACCCGTCACACCGTCGCCGCCTTTGGGGCGAGTCTTTCCCACCGTCATAGCGCCGGCGACGCAGGGTCACAAGGTGCCCGCCAAGAAATCGGTCGCTAACGTTAGAGCCTTTGTCAACATTAACGGGTCGCCGGTTAAGATCCAAAGGCCTGGTCGCGATAACGGCGTTGGCGGTACTGGGGAACGTGGCAACGTTAGCATAGGCGACGGTAATCCTGGTCTCAGCAAGCGTGAAGAACCGGGCGGACTGAAGCAGATGTCCGTTGATACGTTCTTCAACAAGTCTTCCAATTCATTCATCACCAAATCGCCGACTCCAtccacttttaataatagcgaTACGTCCATGTCGTCGCCCAAGGATTTGTCGGGCAACACCGCCGCCAACACGCCTCAGTGGAAGAAAAGACCTCTGGACGACCCAACTGGCATTTTTGAGCTCTTCAACAAGAAGATGAAGGTGGAGACCATAGACCTTAAGGGATCGCCCCCAAAAAGCAGCCAAGCAACCGCTGCCGCCTCATCCTCGTCTTTGGTGGTGATggtcacgtgtcccgtgtgtcaGGCCAGCGTGCGGGAGTCACGCATCAACGAGCACCTGGACTCCTGCCTCTGCTGA
- the arv1 gene encoding protein ARV1, translating to MASCFRCIECNEKATELHRDYSNGILKITLCGSCQKPVDKYIEYDPVIILIDAVLCKTQAFRHILFNTSWDIHWKLCVFCLLCEAYLRWSLRHSSESSDDPADIIRYTKEWEFYGMVTLAALELLAFCGGVLFVLRAAVMSSSYGGGDVDLNLLLRALLLSCYGKVLLVPAVIWEHDFLPLCLGFIKVFVLTSNMQAVRVILNCSKSLALCSVCVGLLSETLAARTCQTVAAAFH from the exons ATGGCATCTTGCTTCCGATGCATCGAGTGTAATGAAAAGGCGACAGAGTTGCATCGTGATTACTCCAACGGGATCCTGAAGATCACATTATGC GGTTCCTGCCAGAAGCCAGTAGACAAGTACATCGAATACGACCCAGTCATCATCCTAATCGATGCCGTCTTGTGCAAGACTCAGGCCTTCAGACACATTTTGTTCAACACGAGCTGGGAT ATCCACTGGAAGCTTTGCGTGTTCTGCCTGCTGTGCGAGGCCTACCTCAGGTGGTCGCTCCGGCACAGCTCGGAGTCCAGCGATGACCCCGCTGACATCATCAGATACACCAAGGAGTGGGAGTTCTACGGCATGGTGACCTTGGCCGCGCTGG AGCTGCTGGCGTTCTGCGGCGGGGTGCTGTTTGTCCTGAGGGCGGCGGTGATGTCGTCCAGTTACGGCGGAGGAGACGTGGATCTCAATCTCCTTCTCAGAGCTCTACTGCTGTCCTGCTATGGAAAAGTCCTCCTGGTGCCCGCCGTCATCTGGGAACACGACTTCCTGCCGCTCTGCCTCGGCTTCATCAAAGTCTTTGTGCTCACCTCGAACATGCAAGCCGTGAGAG tgaTCCTTAACTGCAGCAAGAGCTTGGCGTTGTGCTCCGTGTGCGTGGGCCTGCTGTCAGAGACTTTGGCGGCTCGGACGTGTCAAACCGTTGCGGCTGCATTTCATTAA
- the clvs2 gene encoding clavesin-2, with product MTHLQAGLSAATLEKAKAELKENPETLHQDIQEVRDMIITRPDIGFLRTDDAFILRFLRARKFNHFEAFRLLAQYFEYRQQNLDMFKNLKATDPGIKQALKDGFPGVLANLDRHGRKILLLFAANWDQSRYTFVDILRSILLSLESMIEDAELQVNGFILVIDWSNFTFKQASKLTPSMLRLAIEGLQDSFPARFGGIHFVNQPWYIHALYTVIRPFLKDKTRKRIFMHGNNLTSLHQLLHPEILPSELGGMMPPYDMGTWARTLLEHAYDEDGEPDAGPDGGPEAYAFSVQDLHKDVDQGLSPKTMKRSQSVVEPGVLKRPDKVKCDEDNMQPLLSLD from the exons ATGACCCACCTGCAGGCCGGCCTGTCGGCGGCCACCCTCGAGAAGGCCAAAGCGGAGTTGAAGGAAAACCCCGAAACGCTCCACCAGGACATCCAAGAGGTGCGCGATATGATCATCACGAGGCCGGACATCGGCTTCCTGCGGACGGACGACGCCTTCATTCTCAGGTTCCTGCGGGCCAGGAAGTTTAACCACTTTGAGGCCTTCCGACTCCTGGCCCAGTACTTTGAATACAGACAGCAGAACCTGGACATGTTCAAGAACCTGAAGGCCACCGACCCCGGGATCAAGCAGGCGCTTAAGGACGGATTTCCCGGAGTGCTGGCCAACTTGGACCGACACGGCCGGAAGATCCTGCTCCTCTTCGCCGCCAACTGGGACCAGAGCAG GTACACGTTTGTGGACATTCTGAGGTCCATCCTGCTGTCTCTGGAGTCCATGATCGAGGACGCCGAGCTGCAGGTGAACGGCTTCATCCTGGTTATTGATTGGAGCAACTTCACCTTCAAGCAAGCCTCCAAGCTCACGCCCAGCATGCTCAGGCTCGCCATTGAAGGGTTGCAG GACAGTTTTCCAGCCCGTTTTGGAGGAATCCATTTTGTGAACCAGCCCTGGTACATCCACGCTCTCTACACCGTCATCAGACCCTTCCTCAAGGACAAGACCAGGAAGCGG ATCTTCATGCACGGTAACAACCTGACCAGCCTGCATCAGCTGCTGCATCCGGAGATCCTGCCGTCAGAACTGGGCGGGATGATGCCACCGTACGACATGGGCACCTGGGCCAGAACCCTGCTGGAGCACGCATACGACGAGGACGGGGAACCAGACGCGGGACCTGACGGAGGACCGGAGGCTTACGCGTTCTCTGTCCAGGACCTGCACAAAGATGTAGACCAAGGCCTCTCGCCCAAAACCATGAAGAG GTCCCAGTCGGTGGTGGAACCTGGCGTACTAAAGCGACCTGACAAGGTCAAATGCGATGAGGACAACATGCAGCCGCTGCTCTCGCTGGACTGA
- the sprtn gene encoding DNA-dependent metalloprotease SPRTN isoform X2, whose amino-acid sequence MNDDYVLALQLQEQFDNEANDVEMDTGPLVPWKPERPLSVVDASWEILDPTPDVRAMFLEFNDMFFWGKLSGVEVKWSPRMTLCAGVCSYEGRGGLCSIRLSEPLLKLRPRKDLVETLLHEMIHALLFVTQNNRDRDGHGPEFCKHMNRINKHSGANITVFHSFNDEVDAYRQHWWRCDGPCQSRKPYFGFVKRAMNRAPSAQDPWWGDHQRTCGGTYTKVKEPEGYGKKKEAKKDTKVPAVEKPAGSRDIRDVMAFSGKGFVLGGTSSSSMMKSAGPASSTVSKPVTPSPPLGRVFPTVIAPATQGHKVPAKKSVANVRAFVNINGSPVKIQRPGRDNGVGGTGERGNVSIGDGNPGLSKREEPGGLKQMSVDTFFNKSSNSFITKSPTPSTFNNSDTSMSSPKDLSGNTAANTPQWKKRPLDDPTGIFELFNKKMKVETIDLKGSPPKSSQATAAASSSSLVVMVTCPVCQASVRESRINEHLDSCLC is encoded by the exons ATGAATGACGACTATGTGCTCGCCCTGCAGCTTCAGGAGCAGTTCGACAATGAAGCGAACGACGTGGAGATGGACACCGGGCCGCTCGTCCCCTGGAAGCCCGAGAGACCACTCTCCGTCGTGGACGCGTCGTGGGAGATCCTGGACCCCACACCTGACGTCCGCGCGATGTTCCTGGAGTTCAACGACATGTTCTTCTGGGGCAAATTGAGTGGGGTGGAGGTCAAGTGGAGCCCCAGGATGACACT GTGTGCAGGTGTGTGTTCTTATGAAGGTCGTGGTGGACTTTGTTCGATCAGACTCAGCGAGCCTCTGCTCAAGCTCAGACCCCGTAAAGACCTGGTGGAG ACCCTGCTGCACGAGATGATCCACGCGCTGCTGTTCGTGACGCAGAACAACCGAGACCGCGACGGCCACGGGCCCGAGTTCTGCAAACACATGAACCGCATTAATAAACACAGCGGCGCCAACATCACG GTGTTCCACAGCTTCAACGACGAGGTGGACGCGTATCGCCAGCACTGGTGGCGCTGCGACGGGCCATGCCAGTCACGCAAGCCCTATTTCGGCTTTGTCAAAAGGGCTATGAATCGGGCCCCCTCAGCCCAGGACCCCTGGTGGGGGGACCACCAGAGGACGTGCGGGGGCACCTACACCAAAGTGAAGGAGCCCGAGGGTTATGGCAAAAAGAAGGAGGCCAAGAAAGACACAAAGGTGCCCGCCGTTGAAAAGCCAGCAG GAAGTCGGGACATTCGAGATGTAATGGCGTTCAGCGGTAAAGGCTTCGTCCTGGGCgggacctcctcctcctctatgATGAAGTCAGCTGGCCCCGCCTCCTCCACTGTCAGTAAACCCGTCACACCGTCGCCGCCTTTGGGGCGAGTCTTTCCCACCGTCATAGCGCCGGCGACGCAGGGTCACAAGGTGCCCGCCAAGAAATCGGTCGCTAACGTTAGAGCCTTTGTCAACATTAACGGGTCGCCGGTTAAGATCCAAAGGCCTGGTCGCGATAACGGCGTTGGCGGTACTGGGGAACGTGGCAACGTTAGCATAGGCGACGGTAATCCTGGTCTCAGCAAGCGTGAAGAACCGGGCGGACTGAAGCAGATGTCCGTTGATACGTTCTTCAACAAGTCTTCCAATTCATTCATCACCAAATCGCCGACTCCAtccacttttaataatagcgaTACGTCCATGTCGTCGCCCAAGGATTTGTCGGGCAACACCGCCGCCAACACGCCTCAGTGGAAGAAAAGACCTCTGGACGACCCAACTGGCATTTTTGAGCTCTTCAACAAGAAGATGAAGGTGGAGACCATAGACCTTAAGGGATCGCCCCCAAAAAGCAGCCAAGCAACCGCTGCCGCCTCATCCTCGTCTTTGGTGGTGATggtcacgtgtcccgtgtgtcaGGCCAGCGTGCGGGAGTCACGCATCAACGAGCACCTGGACTCCTGCCTCTGCTGA
- the LOC125990383 gene encoding fatty acid-binding protein, brain has translation MVDAFCATWKLVDSDNFDEYMKALGVGFATRQVGNVTKPTVIISQEGDKVTVRTQSTFKNTEISFKLGEEFDETTADDRNCKSTVSMDGDKLVHVQKWDGKETKFVREIKDGKLVMNLTFEDIHAVRTYEKA, from the exons ATGGTCGATGCCTTTTGCGCCACTTGGAAGCTGGTGGACAGCGACAACTTCGATGAATACATGAAGGCTCTTG GCGTGGGGTTCGCCACCCGGCAGGTGGGCAATGTGACCAAGCCCACCGTCATCATCAGCCAGGAAGGCGACAAGGTGACTGTCCGCACGCAGAGCACCTTCAAGAACACCGAGATCTCCTTCAAGTTGGGGGAGGAGTTTGATGAGACCACCGCCGACGACAGGAACTGCAAG TCCACAGTGAGCATGGACGGAGACAAGCTGGTCCACGTGCAGAAGTGGGACGGCAAGGAGACCAAGTTCGTCAGGGAGATCAAGGATGGAAAGTTGGTCATG AACTTGACCTTCGAGGACATCCACGCAGTGCGCACCTACGAGAAGGCGTAG